From a single Dysidea avara chromosome 14, odDysAvar1.4, whole genome shotgun sequence genomic region:
- the LOC136244049 gene encoding uncharacterized protein, with protein MEKRNGPEFVLYEFEELYLISLVSSKPGIYLKEVQQMLADYTGRIVYVSTICRALHRLGFSKQRIKITSSLRSDDLRAEFIVEMSAFDPSFMLWIDESGFDKRNHLRKYGYGVCGQPPRNYTLTLRGKCYTSIAVLTTNGVEDVYITESSVDGDLFLDFVRRCMLSLLMSFNGTNPNSIVVMDNASIHHIDPVFELLTAVGALVKFLPAYSPNLNPIAEVFAEVKHYLEANDTSAVSPKTAILSAYHSVSVDNCLSYIEHAGYIV; from the coding sequence ATGGAGAAAAGAAATGGTCCAGAGTTTGTATTATATGAATTTGAAGAGCTGTACCTTATAAGTCTCGTTTCCTCTAAGCCTGGAATTTATCTCAAAGAAGTACAGCAAATGCTAGCTGATTATACTGGTCGTATTGTTTACGTCTCCACTATCTGCAGGGCATTGCATCGCCTTGGTTTCAGTAAGCAGCGGATAAAAATCACTTCATCCTTACGTTCTGATGATTTAAGAGCGGAGTTCATTGTTGAAATGTCTGCTTTTGATCCATCCTTCATGCTATGGATAGATGAAAGCGGATTTGACAAGAGGAACCACCTTAGAAAATATGGATATGGAGTTTGTGGACAACCCCCTAGAAACTACACCCTCACACTACGTGGAAAATGCTACACTTCCATAGCTGTACTTACTACAAATGGAGTAGAGGATGTATACATTACAGAAAGTTCAGTAGATGGTGATTTGTTCTTGGACTTTGTTCGTCGGTGTATGCTCTCACTACTCATGTCATTCAATGGTACAAACCCCAATTCAATTGTAGTAATGGACAACGCTTCTATACACCACATCGATCCAGTGTTCGAACTTCTCACAGCTGTTGGAGCCCTTGTAAAATTTTTGCCAGCGTATTCTCCAAATCTGAACCCTATAGCAGAGGTGTTTGCTGAAGTTAAACATTATCTGGAAGCAAATGACACCTCTGCTGTATCACCCAAAACTGCTATACTATCAGCATACCACTCAGTTAGTGTTGATAACTGTCTAAGCTACATTGAACATGCAGGTTACATTGTCTAA
- the LOC136244925 gene encoding uncharacterized protein — protein sequence MDSSSSRSVTPVSNVLSGRNAPVTVYNVAVGTKSTAVSTSLPLANMELVLTSNKSTSSDVGSLERRTATVNPSVTGALIQWLAGMQQNKVPSPTPVSLRPVALLNPQPGVTETTERIEYVTKKKVININVKVLNKGKLKDCPVYVLRNIDESKQLTRRELIKELQSQFGSIVPETCKLPIGYFKGSIKITIRTDADIADIWEYVRKRNQVTLWCQGDYPETSSESEDEPLPAKKKRKGTKKKLSALEEKSNRVEGLIHTLKQKHGDEYNMIQYRLWAEVVDVGTHRSTTDPPNIPAFTGNRVRKSKPIEALTSAVTHMAQVFTSNATTPTTTTVSAGTMSAGSDTNTLTGISPAKQAGLRSSYLVQLKDLHSLYESGAISETEFQEQKAPILDHLKRLVPE from the exons ATGGACAGTTCTTCCTCAAGAAGTGTGACCCCAGTTTCAAATGTACTTTCAGGACGCAATGCTCCTGTAACAGTTTACAATGTTGCTGTTGGTACGAAGTCTACTGCCGTATCTACTTCACTACCCTTAGCCAACATGGAGTTGGTGCTAACCAGTAACAAGAGTACCAGTTCTGATGTTGGATCACTTGAGCGACGGACGGCGACTGTGAACCCCAGTGTAACTGGTGCACTTATACAGTGGCTTGCTGGGATGCAGCAAAACAAGGTCCCATCTCCCACCCCAGTTTCTCTGAGACCTGTAGCCCTACTTAATCCTCAACCTGGCGTGACAGAGACAACAGAAAGAATCGAATATGTGACCAAGAAGAAGGTGATCAATATTAATGTTAAAGTTCTAAATAAGGGAAAGTTAAAGGATTGTCCAGTTTATGTTTTAAGAAACATTGATGAGAGCAAACAGTTGACACGACGTGAGCTAATCAAAGAGCTGCAAAGTCAGTTTGGGTCAATAGTTCCTGAGACTTGCAAGCTACCAATAGGCTACTTCAAGGGCTCAATAAAAATAACCATAAGAACAGATGCCGATATTGCTGACATCTGGGAGTATGTAAGAAAGAGAAATCAGGTAACCCTGTGGTGCCAAGGCGATTATCCTGAAACCTCAAGTGAAAGTGAGGATGAACCGCTGCCTGCTAAAAAGAAACGGAAAGGAACTAAGAAGAAACTTTCTGCTTTAGAGGAAAAGTCTAATCGAGTAGAGGGGCTTATTCATACCCTAAAGCAGAAACATGGTGATGAGTACAACATGATACAATACCGTCTATGGGCAGAAGTGGTAGACGTTGGCACACACAG ATCGACGACTGACCCACCCAATATTCCTGCTTTTACTGGTAACAGAGTACGCAAATCAAAGCCGATAGAAGCTCTAACATCTGCAGTTACACATATGGCACAGGTGTTTACTTCTAATGCTACCAcacctactactactactgttaGTGCTGGGACTATGAGTGCTGGAAGCGACACAAATACGCTTACAGGGATTTCACCAGCCAAACAGGCAGGTCTGAGGAGCAGCTACTTGGTACAGTTAAAGGATCTTCACTCTCTATATGAAAGTGGAGCTATTTCTGAAACTGAATTTCAAGAGCAGAAGGCTCCAATCTTGGATCACCTGAAGCGACTTGTACCAGAGTAA